Genomic window (Actinomycetes bacterium):
CTTCGGCATGAACCACGCCCCGGTGCAGTCGTTCTTCGGCAACGGGCTGTACTGGCAAGCCGTCGCCCTGGCCCACAACGTTGGGCTGTGGCTACGGACCCTGGCCCTACCCGCGGAGTACCGGCGGGCCGGGGGCAAACGACTGCGGCTGGCGTTCCTCAACGTCCCCGCCAGGCTGGTCCGCCACGGCCGGCGTCTGCACCTGCGCTTCGGCGCCGCCTACCGACACCTGCAGGCCTTCATCACCGCGCTGAACCGACTACGAGCGCTACCCGCATCCGGCTGACGAACGCAGCAGCCGCAGGGCCTCGTCCCACCTCACCAGTCCGCCCACACCGCGATGCGACACGCCCACACACATCACTCACCGCGCCGCAAAGCTCCAAGACGCCAGCCCGACAGACTCCAAAACCGGCACGTCGGAGCCAGCGAAAAGATCAGTGACCGCGGCGACGCCGGCTCCGCATCGTCCGCGGTCCGCACACCCGCCCACGCCCCCCATTTCACGGCCGCAACGATTTGGATGAAAGATCAGGGTCAGAGGAGACTCGTCGGCGGCTTCGAGTAGGCGCACCGAAGTTCCAGGGCGCTCGGTCCGGCAAGTTGTTGGGCGTGGCTCAAGGCAACCAGACGGACCGTGAGAAGGTGCTGCGATGAGGCCGCCGACGTCTATGAGTGGGCCGAGCAGGTTGATCTCGAGGCCGCTACCGCAGATGGGGTGACCTCCAGTGTCGGCTGGATGTATGCCCCTTCGATGCCCGGCAGGAGGGCTTGATGGGCGCTCGGGTGGACCCGGGGATGGTCGCCGAACTGACGGCTCGGGAGAACGAGGCGTTCGTCGCCGCTCGACCCAAGGGGGCGCAGCTGTGGCGTCGCGCCGGTGAGTTGATGCCCAACGGGGTGCCGATGAGTTGGCTGCGCACCTCCTACGAGCCGGTCCCGATGTTCGTCGCGGGCGGTGAAGGGTCGCGGTTCCGCGACGTCGACGGGCACGAGTACGTCGACTTCAACATCGCGGACATGTCGATGTTCACCGGGTATGCGCCGCCGGCCGTGGTTCGTGCGGTGTCGACCCGCGTGGCTGCCGGGTCGCAGTTCCTGCTGCCCAGCGAGGACTCGCTGTGGGTCGCCGAGGAACTCGGGCGTCGATACGGGCTGCCGATGTGGCAGTTCACGCTGTCCGCGACGGGGGCCAACACCGAGGCGCTGCGGGTGGCGCGGGTCCTCACCGGTCGGGACCAGGTGTTGTTCTTCGACGGCCACTACCACGGTCACTTCGACGAGTCGCTCGTTGAACAGGTCGACGGCCGGCTGCAGCCGGAGGAGGAAGGGCTCCCGGCGGACGTCGTCAACCGCACGGCCTTGATCCCGTTCAACGACGTCGACGCGTTGGCCGACGCCTTGGCCGGGGGTCGGGTCGCCGCTGTGGTGACCGAACCGGCGATGACGAACAACGTCGGCCTGGTGATGCCGGACCCAGGGTTCCACGAGCAGCTGCGTCACCTCACCCGCGTCGCCGGCACGGTCTTGGTCCTCGACGAGACCCACACCCAGGTGGTCGGTCCGGGTGGCCTTACGCGCCTGTGGGGTCTGGACCCCGACATCGTGACGATCGGGAAGTCGATCGCCGCCGGCATCCCGCTGGGTGCCTACGGTATGACGCCGGAGGTGGCCGAGACGTTGCAGCGGCCGCTCGGGCGTGACGACCCGAGACCCGCGGTCGCCACCGGCGGCACGCTGTACGGCAACCCGCTGTCCATGGCGGCGGCACAGGCGGCCATGAGCGAGGTGCTGACCGACGAGGCTTATGCCCGTTCGCAGGCGCTTGGCACCCGATTGGCCGACGGGCTGGAGCAGGCGGTGGCCACGGTCGAGCTGCCCTGGACCGTGCACCGCTTCTGGCCCCGCAGCGGTTACAGCTTCACCGCAGCGCCTCCGCGGAATGCGTCGGAGGCGCGCGCGGCGCTGGACGTGCCATTGCGTCGCCTCATGCGGGTCTACCTGGCCAACCGGGGGGTCTGGGAGGCCATCGTGGGGGCCGGGCCGACCTGCTCGGTCGCCGCCGGTCCGGAAGACGTCGACAGCTACCTCACCGCCTTCGCCTCGCTGCTGACCGAGCTGACCGCCTGAGCCGGCGCCGTTCGACGGCCGGTTTGACCGGTCCGTGGGGCGAGGGGCATTCCCAACTGTTGACCGACCCTCCCACCGTCGCGCGGCACGGCAGCGCTATCAGGCGACGATCCCCCAGGCACTCAACTGCGGCTCTCGGCTGATGTTCAGGCCGACCGAGCACGCTGGAGCGTCTGTGGTGCGCCGTGGCAGCGCTTCCATATTCTCTCGCTGCCACAGGTGCAGGGGCCGTTGCGGGCGCGCTTCGCGTCCGCGTCTGCGTAGGTGGCCATGAGATCGGACGGTGCGCGGTCCTCCCGCAACAGCTGCGCCATCACTTCCATCGGCGCCTGCGGTCGGCTGGTGTGACGCCGGGCGGTCTCCCAGCTGAGGATCGTCAAGCCTCCAGTTGGGACGGCACCGGTGCCGTGCCCGGTGGCAGTGCTGGTTGGGGACCGCTGGCTGGGTTCTGGCGTCGGTGGCCGTTGGTCAGTGGCGAGGCGTTGACGCAGCGCCGGCCCGGTCGCAGCTCTGCTGCATGTGGGCAACGCGCCGGAGCGGCGAGGGAGACTGCTGCGAGGAAGGTCGTCAGAGGATGTTCACGGCCCTGGCCACGACGAGTGCGACCAAGGACAAGGAGATCACTGACTCGGTGATCATCAAGAGTTTGGCCCACCGTCTGACCGCGGACACGTCGGTGGGGCTGAACGCGGTGGCGGTGTTGAACGACAAGGTCAGGTAGTCGGCGAACTGCGCGTACCAGCCGGGCGGGGCGAACTCGGTCAGGGTCATCTCGGGGAACACGAACGCAGGGGTGGCTTCGGTCGACCCGGTCGCTCTGGCTGCCGCGCCGCCGCCGTCGAGGTCCCAGTACCACAGCGCGAACGCGATGACGTTGGTGAGCCAGATGATGGCCCCGATGGCCAGCAGCTGTCCGGCGGTGTCGAACGACTTGTTCCGCAGGATGCCGAGGATCAGCCGGGTGGCGGCGAACGCGTTCACCGTGGTGATCAGGGCGATCATCAGCCCGGTCGTCACCCGCAGCCAGCGCCGCTGCCGGTCGATCCGCCCGGGGTCTCCGAGAATCAGAACCAGCAGGAACGCGACCAGGAACAGCGGGTAGGCCCAGCGCGG
Coding sequences:
- a CDS encoding transaminase, which codes for MGARVDPGMVAELTARENEAFVAARPKGAQLWRRAGELMPNGVPMSWLRTSYEPVPMFVAGGEGSRFRDVDGHEYVDFNIADMSMFTGYAPPAVVRAVSTRVAAGSQFLLPSEDSLWVAEELGRRYGLPMWQFTLSATGANTEALRVARVLTGRDQVLFFDGHYHGHFDESLVEQVDGRLQPEEEGLPADVVNRTALIPFNDVDALADALAGGRVAAVVTEPAMTNNVGLVMPDPGFHEQLRHLTRVAGTVLVLDETHTQVVGPGGLTRLWGLDPDIVTIGKSIAAGIPLGAYGMTPEVAETLQRPLGRDDPRPAVATGGTLYGNPLSMAAAQAAMSEVLTDEAYARSQALGTRLADGLEQAVATVELPWTVHRFWPRSGYSFTAAPPRNASEARAALDVPLRRLMRVYLANRGVWEAIVGAGPTCSVAAGPEDVDSYLTAFASLLTELTA
- a CDS encoding transposase; the protein is FGMNHAPVQSFFGNGLYWQAVALAHNVGLWLRTLALPAEYRRAGGKRLRLAFLNVPARLVRHGRRLHLRFGAAYRHLQAFITALNRLRALPASG